The Archocentrus centrarchus isolate MPI-CPG fArcCen1 chromosome 5, fArcCen1, whole genome shotgun sequence genome contains the following window.
acgaCAGTAGCATCTCTAGCTGTTATGTTTGCGTTTGAGTGCCTCCATCAGGTCGACCTTCAGAGCCTCCTGCTTTGACTTGTCAGCCAGAGTCTGCACACTCCTGTGTGGAGGAGACACAAAAAGGGAGGAGAAAAAGTCAGTTTGTGCAAAAATCAAGCAGGAAAACAGCAAAAGGGCACAGAAACATTCCTCCAGTGACACAAACACTTGGGCTGTAAGAAATGTATTAGTAACAATTCAGTTCTTCCTCTCTGTGGGGAGATTTTTTTAACCAACTTCTCCCTACGGAGATTATATATGGTTATCACAACATGTTAGATGCATACACACTGCATGCATGACCAACAGTTACAGTTGTTTGTTGACATGCAGTTGAATTTTTAGCACTATTATGCCCCCAACATTTTAAGAGCAATGACAAATTTATAGAATTTACACTCACCGAACACTCATTAGATAAACCTGTTCAAacgctcattaatgcaaataccCAATCAGCCAATTACATGACAGCAACATGGCATGGCTGTcagtgccagatgggctggtctgaatattttagaaactgctgatctatcTGTACAACATCTCCAggttttacagagaatggtccaaaaagaaaagaaaagaaaacatccagtgagaggcagttttctgggtgaaaacGCCTTTTGCTGACTTTAgcggtcagaggagaatgaccagactgcttcatgctgataggaaggcaacagtagctcaaataaccactcattatcaaggtatgcagaagagcatctctgaacacagcaCGAACCTTTaagtagatgggctacagcaacaGAAAAGTGCACccggtgccactcctgtcagctaaaaacaggaaactgaggctacaattcacacagggtcaccaaaactggacaacagtacactggaaaaacatttcctggtcGGATGAGTCTCGATTTTTGTTGCAGAATTCAGATGGaaaggtcagaatttggtgtaaataacatgaaagcatgaatccatCCCACCCACAAGGTgggagtggtgtgtgtgtgtgtgtgtgtgtgtgtgtgtgtgtgtgtgtgtgtgtgtgtgtgtgtggtctactggcacattttgggccccttagtaccgaGCAAgcactgtttaaacaccacagcataCCCGAGTACTATTGTTGCTGactgtgatgccatcatgtcaacaTGTACCATGCAATGAAGAGCTATGGCAGTTCTGGAGGagaggtccaacccagtactagcaaggtgtgccTAACACAGTCTCCGGTGAGTGTATGTGAACATATTCACTTTTTCTGTACTCTTCTGAAAATGCCATCCCGTTAACCATCCATTTCCTGTTTACTTTTCTGTGCTGTGCTTTCACACACTGTTTTATGTGCAACATGCTGAGTAAACACATCATTCTGGAAAACCTTATTAGGGCAACAGACTGCAACACAACACGCGAGTGAGTCATTTGAATACTCTGACTTGGTTAGTGTGTTACTCCCTCACATATCAACTGTTGATTGCAAAGGTAAACAAAACCCAAACTACACGACTATACAGCTGCTCAATCTTCAACACTGCATGACGATCATGCCAAAAAACTAATAGTAGACGTAGATAAagtatttggggaaaaaagtgtGGCTTTAAATTTTTCTAAATTTTTATTTCCCTTTGAACATCAGCCTTCACACTCTTTAAAGtctgttcttgtttttattatatatttaaaaaaaaatgttgcatgtCACCCCCCCCATGATATTTTTCCCCATAAATATCTCTCTCCTTACTGTATCTAAATAAAGGCAAAATCTCCCAGTAAATAATGACTTACAGAAACTGTAAGGATCcattttttagtgtttttaaggTTATGTCCTCATTCCAAAAGGTCTAAACCTTAACACAAAAATAGACACACCCACATATACAAAGTCCCCCATGCCAAGTTGTACCTTTGACCCCTTTTCAATGGAGGTCTGACGCTGGGTGAGCACCTGTGACAGCTCCTTTTGGAGCTGCCAGTACTTTTGGTTGTCACGCAAAGACTCAATAGATCTGGAGCACAGAGGAGAGCCAGCAAGGAAAGAGAGATGACAGAGGGATTAAAAAGAGGAgacacactgataaaaatggAAGCGGAAATGTGGCATGAAGGGcaataacaaaaaagaaagataggAACAGTTGAGGAAAGGCTATGGGTAGCGATGGCTTCATGAAACACTGACACGTTGGAAGCAATTGTGCCGGAATAGTATTGAGCTTTTGAAACAATCTGAAATGCATCTCCACAGTGACAGCTTCTGGCTGCTTTTGCTAAGTGTAAGCCCCATATCTTTGTCGAAGATATTTTGTCTACATTGGAGTGAAATGTGAATGAATGTAGCCAATTATGTTTATAGAAAATAAAGATGAATAAGAGGAAAATCAAGTAATTATGTCTacatttgtaatatataaaaatttacattaaaaaaaatatttgtcagcAGTTGGCTTCTTCTGAGTATAGACAGGTAATTTTTTGCCAAGCATTGTTCCTGCCAATAAACTAGTGGATCATGTATCCTTGGAACAAATGCATCAGGGAGGAAGCTTTTGATGTATACAGTGGTATAAGCAGTTGCTCTGCAGGTACCGTGAGTTGAGTCCTGTGCTGTGGCTGCTGATCATGATTTAAGCTTTCTGGGAAACTACGGTGTCACTGGGTTTGTTCGACACACCGTCAGTCAAACCTACAAGCTGCGAGTAATGACTAATTTAGACTTCTGCGGTGAATCTTTATAGAGCCTATGATGTAACCTATCCACGTGGTCGATGCCGTGGCCAGCCTTGAAGCTTGTGTGtggtgttaattaccttgtggtcatgtcccagtgttttatatgcggtgccagcCATGatagaaataaatgaaatgctgggactttttcccctccttccaGGGGGAAAAAGTGACCACTCTTTGTCGTGGCCAAATATATTTATCCCTTAAgttcatccatttctttgtaCATTCTCTCACatccattctgatagtttcagcaatctccctccaggaatctgctgacatTTGAGAGTCCTTATATTCCttcaactgcagcaaaaacctagctggaaatgcacaggaggaatcaatggtactgaacaggccaatcacaatagTTGTGGACTGCTTCGATGTAACATATAGTTACATTATAAAACCTCAATTAGCCACGGTCATGTGACCAGGGTCATCTGAACCACAATTTGGAGCAGTGTTTTGAAACACCTCACTTCATAAGCTCGACACAGGTTCGAAATGTCGGTCTCGAGCTTCCCATTTCTGGGTATGGGGAAGGAGTATATGTAGTGAAAAGACgacaaaatgaaactgaatagAGGGGCAGCAAAAGCAGAATCAAATAATCAGCTAAAGTGCTGAGACTGAAAACACAGGTGGCAAGAAAACATCTACGCTGAACAGGTCAACAAGGCTGAAACAAGTAGAAGAGGAGAGCAGCTGACTGGAAGCGCTGTTAAAAACACTGATCCCATCATGCAGAAAGCTTATGCAGCAGTACCTCAGGCCGTTGACGATGTCCTTGGTCTTCCCAAAGTAGATTTCATTCAGTGTGGAGCGAATCTTGTTCTCCATGtcctggaaaaaaatgtaagcatTATTAGCCATTACAATTCCTACctctatttttctgtttaatgcGTAACCGCTTTACTGAGTGAATATGGATGTGTGAGAACATGATGGAAAAGTATGTAAAAGTTGGGTAATGTTCTACGTAACAAAGGGATTTTTTCCTCACTGGTGCTGCTAAAGGTGAAGCAGAAGAATCAAGGAGTATCTACAGCCACTGTGACTGTGGCTTACTATCTACTGCATGCTAAGGATTTTACTTATGATCTGCTTATGCAAAAAAATCTCCAAAAAAATTCCAGCAGTACCTGTTATATGCAAATATACAAAGATATCATAATAGAGAtgtcatgaaaatgaaaataaatgttatcTTATCCATCAACATAAAATTTTGCACAGCTGCAACAGAGTCAAGGCCATTTCAAACCACTTTCTTCACATACTGTCATCCCTGCCTATAGGCAGCCAACACATAGCTGGTATGaacactacatttttttttgtttcagatttTGTGTCACAATAAATTTATTCTGATTGAAATATCAAAATAGAAATGCATGTTTGCTGATCTATCAGCATGTGTTGACGGCTTAATTTAACCACAAAGCCAATTTCTAGCCACAGTGTGAAGTAGCACTGTGGTATTGTAATGTTAAGGCTTCCCCTCAACAGGTTTCATACCCCTTTCACACTGTTTTAGGTCTTTACATGTAGAGCAGGATGACTAGCACTGCGGgaagagacacacaaaacacaaatcagCTGGTGGATTAGTTTGTTTATCATATGACTATTCATGCCCTGCAGAATCCTGCATAGGAGACCCATTCAGGAGAAACACAGCAGTCATTTTACTCTACAAGTGAGCAGCATTACtgcatcagagagagagagagagcaggagagagaggggagggttAAGTTAGCAGTTTTACTGACTTCAACGAGGCGTCCGATGTTGGCAATGTGGGGTGAGGACTCTCCAACTGTCTCGTCTTTTTCCATCTGTTGAAAAAGGTAACATGTTCAGTTCATTAATGACTACAGCATGGTGGACTAATCAGCAGCAAGTTTTCTGTTTAGTTCGACACCCTACCTGTCTTGTAAGGCTGCCACCCAGGTTCATGGTACCAGAGCCAGTTTCGTTGTCTGGAGCCACAGCATGACAGTGGAGGTGAGTTTGTAGTGAGCAGTACGACCACTGGACTTCTCCTGCTCACAAAAATAGTCACAACAAGCAATTATGCAAAGATTTTCACGTGTTATTATCCAAGAACTATAACAGGAAAGACAACTACTCAGCTGATGTAACCTGACCCATTGCCCTAAGTGCACTAAAAGCTTTCCAacaactgtttttaaatgcataaaacCTGTGACGAACAATTACTGAACCTAAACGTCAGACAGTCAAGCCAAACACTGCACCTTTAACCTGAATCTGGCAACAGGACATGGATGCTAGAAGCTTCCCTGCTGTCAATGGTACAGCTGCTAAATATCAGTGTCAGTCATCTGCTTCTCACCTGCACCTCCACCACATGGATGGAGTCCCAACACCCTTTGATCTTCTTGGATCCATCCCCCGGCCTTCTTAATGAGAAATAACTCCTGCAAAGCCATGATCCAAATCCCAGAGGTACACAGAGGAAACCCCCCACCTTCAAAATACCTGAATAACAGACATCAGATGACATAAGAGGCTGAAACTGACAGTTTATTAACACTCACCATTAGATTTCTTGCTGGTACTTACAGGTCTCTGTACTGGTCGAAGGCATTGTTTGCCTCAACCTCAAGTTTCCTCAGGCGTGCTGAAGGCATTGCACCGTCTTCAATGGGAGGTTCATACTTATTACTCCACGGGGATCTGATGAATGAAAGAGTTTGGACAGAGgtgttttcattgattttttcCCTCCCTTTATTTATTAAACAGCTTCTTGTGATACTAggttttaaaacagaaacactgacatgCTCGAAGTGAAATCTTACTAATACTGCTTGTATTAtacaagcaaaaatccaaacatCAAAGACAGTCACAGTTTACAGTAATATGAATGAAGGGTGTTTTTTgaagtttcatttttattttatatctaGCCTGGTTTTTCTATTTGATAACCACACTGTTATATGTACTGTTATATGTATGTGTActgttatactgtcatgaatCTGTATGAATCTGCTTGTTACTGTGGCTCTGCACGGGGTAAATCAGTGGTTTCCTGGCCATAAATTTTCACACAGAGCTAAATAACATGCTGATTTTGTTAAgacacaaatttttaaaaatgtgaattttcagCAACTTGGGTATCTTGTTGTCTTTTAGCACATCAAATAAAATCTTTGACTTCATTTgccattttacatcagcagacATGCTGATTATGAGTTGCGGCTCATTTCTTAAACTACCATTTTCAATCTGCTATGGAGCATAAAgactggactctggagcaatggaaaAGGCTCATGTGGTCTGATAAGTCCAGATTTATCCAGAGTGATGGGTTCATCAGGGTAAGAGGAACGACGGATGAAGTGCCTACCGTACAAGCCTGTGTGGATTTTATGATCTGAGATTAGTCAGGTTTAGGTTCAGCAAATAAATGAGGTTAGAtaactacctgaatatactgaatgaccaggttttttttttacttcacctAAGGGCACAGGCACATTTAGAAATGACAATGCCAGGCTTCATTGGGCTCAAACTGTGAAAGCGCGGCTCAGGGAGCATGGGACGATTTTCATATGGACTGGTGACCACAGAGTCCTTaaccccattgagaatctttTGGATGTGCTAGAGACGACTTTACGCAGAGTTCTTACTTTCCCATCATCGATACAAGTTCTTGGCAAAGAAATTGATGCAACTCTAgatggaaataaatattttgacaTTGCATAAACTTATTaaaatacagtgaactcatgccatcatcaaagctaaaggcagtCCAACAAAATAGTGTCTTCCCCCTCAGCTGGCAGTGTAGGTTGCTTTGAGTGGGCTGAAGTGCAGTTATGAACTCTACCTGTAGGAGTCGCCGTCTCGGTTGTAATCACAGAGCAGATAGTCTTTCCCCACCACTTTGTCCCGTGCAATCTTGAGGGGCTGGTCCACAGAGGAGAGGAGGTCCTCACACAGACTGGGCACCTGGatgcaaacacagggagaaaaagCTCAGTACATGACCATAGATGATTTATTACAGCAGCTGCAGAACATCTAAACTCCTCAAACATTTCATAAAATATGTTCTGTATGACATGAGAGTATTCAAGAGAGATAAAAAGATGTTTTGGTAAAATCAGACTTCCTATAACAGATGCCAGCTTCAGAAAGAAAAAGTCACTGGTGCATGGAGGAACAGTCTAACAAAACAGAGGATCATATCATGCGATATTCTTATTGTAGATGAAAACACTTAAGTTCTCATCTTTCGCTCACATTCCACTTTCACCCCATAAGCAGAAGTTACTGAGAGGAGATGGAATAAAATCTCATTGAGAAACATAATATCTGGAGGATGAGGGGGGTACAAATTAGTTCTCACAGACTGACATGGAGTCCCTTAGTTATGTTTTACTGCATCAGCGCATAGACACAAAGGAGGCCCTGTTATCCTGAAAAAAGCCCACatacccccaaacacacacacacacacaccacacacacacacacacacacacacacacacacacacacacacacacacacctggcagCCCAAACTGGCTGGAAAGAGTGGGAAGAGCATGTGGCGGTGGCGGGTGGATGGGGGGGTTGGTTAgaaaggagaagaggaggagaaaagaaagaggtgaTTTCAGATGATTACATGGAAGAGTGTGAGCAGAGGATTGAGCCAAAAGTGCCTGGCAGCGGAGGTGATTGACAGGTGTGATAATGATCACTAACAACCAGACACAGTGGTCGTAGGGTAAGGAAAGAGCACATGTGTGTGGGGGGGACAGAGGTTAATGGTGAAAGAAGAGGAAGTTGACCAGGTGGGGGTCTGGCTGAAAGGGTACAGATATACTCACAAAAATAAGGTGCAATGCAAACAAAGGTACAAGTGTGATTTGATTTGTGTCCAGTTATAATCTGACAGCTTTAGCTGGCACTGCTGTTAAATGTACTGGGCAACTCGACTAatttcaaaacagaaaactgtagTGAGGGAAGTAACAATTCAGACACAGAcagaagtttgtttgttttttttttttaggtgttgcCACTTCCACACTGTGCACAAACAAACTgctaaataaacagtttttaaaatgctgaaaatagtTACCCAGATGACACATGGGTGTGTAGCAACAGTCACTCTTGTATAATATGGAAATAAATACCAGATATAGAGATATGCAAATACTACAAGACATAGAATCATGTGATTATCTGAAACATCTTTTTCTAAATCAGACCATCTGGCTTTCTATGATAGCTTGATGAAACAAATGCATATTATAATTCACACAGAGCCACAAATTGCCACAATGACCCCACAAATATGTCACAGTATTGTACTATTTTTGGCATTTACACTCACCAGACAATTTGGTACATTCTAGGAGTGgattggacccccttttgcatTCAGAGCAGTCTTAAGTCTTTCTGGCAAGGATTTAAcaatgtgctggaaacattccttggagattttggtccatattgacatgatagcatcacagttgctgcagcttcgtcagctgcacattcatgatgcAGATCTcccatttcaccacatcccaaagctgcTCCATTCTTGGActgaaatctggtgactgtggaggccatttgaatacagtgcaCTTATTGCCattttcaagaaaccagtttgagatggttTGCGcttatctgagctttgtgacacagtGGGTTATCAtgctggaagcaaccatcagaaaatgggtacactgctgtcataaagggatggacacggTCAGCAACAATCCTTATCtcagctgtggcatttaaacgatGCAcggttggtactaaggggcccaaagggTGCCAAGGAAATaaccccccacaccattacaccaccaccagcagcctgaaccattgatacaggCAGGATGAattcatgctttcatatttATGCCAAATTCCAACCCTAACATCTGAATGTCAAaccagaaatcgagactcaacagaccaggcaacatttttccagtcttcaacTGTCCAATTTTAGTGAGCctatgtgaactgtagcctcagtttcctgttctttgctGACAAGAGTCACAACCAatatggtcttctgctgctgtagtccatctgcttcaaggttcaacatgttgtgcattcagagatgctcttctgcgtacCTTGATTGTAacaagtgattatttgagttactgttgccttcccaaAGCAGTCCGGCcgttctctgacctctgacatcaacaaggcattttcacccagagaactccTGATTTCtcgtattttctctttttcagaccattctctgtaaaccctggagatgctTGCGTGGAGAAAATCCcatcagatcagcagtttctgaaatactaagACCAGCCTGTCTGTAACAACcttgccacattcaaagtcacttagatCAACtctcttccccattctgatgctcagtctgaACTTCCGCAGGTCGTCTTGATGAAGTCTACTGCTGTGCTGTAACTGGCTGCTTAGATATTTGCATAAACAAGCAGTTGAAGAGGTATAcataataaagtggctggtgagtgttcTCTACTTTtctaatacatttaaaatataacATATACAGGTTTAAAAGCATAGGCTATATAAACTTTAAGAAGTGGGTTTCCTTTTCAAGGTAATTTTTTCGACTCAATACAGACACTCTAGAGAAGAACATATTTCACTTTCAGTTGTGTATCAGCTGTTCCCAAGAATAAGAAGTGAAGCCATCTTGTCAATTCCTCATTCTAACCTCTTACCACAGAAGACTTCGTACTCCTGGAATACACGGTTTCATTCACATTGCATTTCAGATTTAATATAGCCTCatcctgctgtgtttgtttcGTTATAAGGAAATCTGACCTAATCTGACAGCAACTCACCAGGTcaatgaggtcactgaggttcTTCTCAATCTGCTGAGGAGGCAGACGCCTCATCAGGTCCAGAGCACAATCCAGCTGCTGGTCATTCTGAAACACACAACCGGCAGAGACAACATTTACTGCACTGTGACTTTAGAGCAGACTTAAATGCATTAATTTGAAGCTTcgtgaaaaagacaaaatgttaaCATTCTTAAAGATTttctaaaaaggaaaaaaaaaaaagttattcaaTTTCCAAAGGGAGTCCACACATTTCCCTGGTAAAATGTTTGTACTAAATAGTATGAGCAACTAATCAGTCAATGTAACTGATAGAAAActgcagaaagaagaaaagcaacatTCAAAAGAAACACTATACGCACAGCATgaagtgtccactgcagcctttttttttttttttaaacatttcatcaGATCAGTCACAGCTATAATTATGTGAGAGACCAAGCTAAGCttttcataataataaaaaaaaaaaaagaaaaacatttaaacatttagcaTATCCTTCATTAAGAACTAATCTCAGATCATGGTTTCATTTATTGGTTCTGGTCTATTGGTACTCCTGGTTAATCAAGCTCctttatttactgtaaacaaTAAAGCTAGCTGTCAAAAAAACCTGTCTACTCTTCATCTCACATAGCAAGTTTAATGTTGTGtggtaagaataataataaaaaaaaaaaaaaaaaaaaaaaaaaaaatcacattcagCATTTGCAAGCCTTTCCTGTGCCAGGAAGCAGAGCTAATAGTTGAAGAGGAAAAGTTTGATTTTACAGGTATGCGGCACCTCTACAGGCAGCGTTGACTGGAAAGATTGCCCGAACTCTTCCTGTAACTACGTCTCTTCCCACACAGGGCAAGTTTTCAAAGAATTCCAGagatgttctttgttttttgggtgATATGCTTTAGCAGTCTGTGTTAAACTAAGTCAGGGGGTTTGTAATACAGAGCACAACAGGGACGATATGCATTACTTGAACGTTGAACACCATCCTTTAAAGTGAATGCTCGTGTTAAACAGGGCCAAAGTTTTCAGAAATGGGGTCATATGTGCAGGAGCCAAAAACTTAGGCTTCATACTGCTAAAAATGCTCATCTACAGACAGTAAttttctgttcttggctgtGTATTATTGAGAGGAGAATATAGTCATTTTAAAGTACAACAGCCCCATACACCcactgttcaaaccttctgttgtggggcacagccaatcagaagagctAAAACAGGCTGTTTTACACAGCTGATGAACCAAGGGACCATCATGGCTCAGTATAACACAAATAAGTATTATTTTCACCTGTGAGTCAGGGAACACAAATATAACTCAGAGGGGAGAAAGCAGAAAGTGGGTTCCATATAACAAAGAAAAGCTGTGCTGTGGTaatgaaaatgttatttaaaaaaccATCACTTCAAACATGACTCAGCTCTTCAAGCTTATAGACAGGACTCACTTTAACTGAGCAGCTATATTCGTTACAGAAGCATAAATAAGTACCATCATGCTCGAGCAAACTAAGCAACCACACTATACCCTCATCATCTTCTCCATCACAGCAC
Protein-coding sequences here:
- the capzb gene encoding LOW QUALITY PROTEIN: F-actin-capping protein subunit beta (The sequence of the model RefSeq protein was modified relative to this genomic sequence to represent the inferred CDS: inserted 1 base in 1 codon; deleted 4 bases in 2 codons); translated protein: MLIWSHSAVNVVSAGCVFQNDQQLDCALDLMRRLPPQQIEKNLSDLIDLVPSLCEDLLSSVDQPLKIARDKVVGKDYLLCDYNRDGDSYRSPWSNKYEPPIEDGAMPSARLRKLEVEANNAFDQYRDLYFEGGVSSVYLWDLDHGFAGVISLRRPGDGSKKIKGCWDSIHVVEVQEKSSGRTAHYKLTSTVMLWLQXNETGSGTMNLGGSLTRQMEKDETVGESSPHIANIGRLVEDMENKIRSTLNEIYFGKTKDIVNGLRSIESLRDNQKYWQLQKELSQVLTQRQTSIEKGSKECADSG